In Desulfoplanes formicivorans, the following proteins share a genomic window:
- a CDS encoding pyruvate carboxylase has protein sequence MTQTTFENVAAQLKGKKILVANRGIPARRIVRSIKEVFGAVPIMTATDVDKTAPFTTCAQELLLLGENPRAYLDVDLIIAKAKARKIVAIHPGWGFASEDDTFPQKCKQAGIVFIGPSSEAMRLLGNKVEVRRLAQKLDIPVVPGSEGAVSIVEAREMAREMGFPIMLKAEGGGGGRGIYEVFREDQLEDAFTKASALAQASFGNPRLYIERLLTSIRHIEIQVIADSYGNVFAFDERDCTIQRNHQKLIEITPSPWPAMNEELRSRLKEYAVKLVREVGYQSLATVEFLVDQDLNPYLIEANTRLQVEHGITECRYGIDLVEEQIAVAFGARLRLNDQNTRPSNTAMQVRLNCEDPQKNFAPNVGTITRYLSPGGQGVRVDSCISGGYEFPSQYDSAASLLIAYGKTWPKVLGVMARALGEYIIGGIKTTIPFHAKIIHHPDFIRGEFDTNFVAKTPELMSYQDEEPEALRLSRLVAEISAKGYNPYVKLGDYRNKGDKCLGAFKPVLPRIETEYHSSPYPRGDRDAILDFVRDSGYIHFTDTTTRDITQSNSGNRFRLAEDRMVGPYLDNCGFFSLENGGGAHFHVAMLANMTYPFSEAEEWNEFAPKTLKQILIRSTNVLGYKPQPRNLMRLTGEMICEHYDVIRCFDFLNHIENMRPFAEVVLGSSRNIFEPAISLSWAKGFDVPHYLGVVEEILAMTASVSGLSPTKVQKKIILGLKDMAGVCPPRFIRELVAAIRKTWPDLVVHYHRHYTDGLFVPAVGAAAQAGAHIVDTAIGASVRWYGQGEVLSTAAYLEDELGLKTNLNKEMIRTCGFVLKQIMPYYDKYTAPYFQGIDYDVVKHGMPGGATSSSQEGAMKQGYIHLLPYMLKFLEGTRQIVRYHDVTPGSQITWNTAFLAVTGAFKNGGKKAVRRLLNVLDAVVNTPEASLSEEIKRERLGIYKNCNDAFRNLLLGKFGRLPLGFPDRWVYESAFGQDFEQALVERTENSPLATLPDLDVEAERKALAEHLERDPSNEELVLYLNHPGDALNTFDFVRKFGDANLLPLDVWFEGLDTGRELYFRDSQGKHHLLTILAVSEPDARGNSVVRYTLDSEFFSHQVKVAEATGVDEDAFERADKDNPYHVGSPSNGDLWVMQVQPGDIVKPGEELFNISIMKQEKAVFSRVEGMVKRVLKVASYQEDRKMVPVHEGELLVELMPIPRRCPTCKHPAVRDEDKFCSFCGQKL, from the coding sequence ATGACACAAACAACCTTTGAAAACGTTGCAGCCCAACTGAAGGGAAAAAAGATCCTTGTTGCCAATCGGGGAATCCCCGCGCGACGGATCGTCCGCTCCATCAAGGAGGTCTTCGGGGCCGTGCCCATCATGACCGCCACGGATGTGGACAAAACCGCTCCTTTTACCACCTGTGCGCAGGAATTGTTGCTTCTGGGCGAAAACCCCCGGGCCTATCTGGACGTGGATTTGATTATCGCCAAGGCCAAGGCCAGAAAGATCGTGGCCATCCATCCGGGTTGGGGCTTTGCCTCGGAAGACGACACCTTTCCCCAGAAATGCAAGCAGGCCGGGATCGTTTTTATCGGTCCCTCCAGCGAGGCCATGCGGCTTCTGGGAAACAAGGTCGAGGTGCGTCGTCTGGCCCAGAAGCTCGATATTCCGGTCGTTCCCGGTTCCGAAGGTGCCGTGAGCATTGTCGAGGCACGGGAGATGGCCCGGGAAATGGGTTTTCCCATCATGCTCAAGGCCGAAGGCGGAGGCGGCGGGCGGGGCATTTATGAAGTGTTTCGCGAGGATCAGCTCGAAGACGCCTTTACCAAGGCGTCTGCACTGGCCCAGGCCTCCTTTGGCAATCCCAGACTGTATATCGAGCGTCTTCTCACGTCCATCCGGCACATTGAGATTCAGGTCATTGCCGACAGTTACGGCAACGTGTTTGCCTTTGATGAACGGGACTGCACGATCCAGCGCAATCATCAAAAACTCATCGAGATCACGCCTTCGCCCTGGCCTGCCATGAACGAAGAGCTCCGGTCCAGACTCAAGGAATATGCCGTCAAACTGGTTCGGGAAGTCGGTTATCAATCCCTGGCCACGGTGGAATTTCTGGTGGACCAGGATCTCAATCCCTACCTCATTGAGGCCAACACCCGGCTGCAGGTGGAGCACGGCATTACCGAATGCCGCTATGGTATAGATCTGGTCGAGGAACAAATCGCAGTTGCTTTCGGGGCCAGGCTGCGTCTGAACGATCAGAATACCCGTCCTTCCAATACGGCCATGCAGGTACGGCTCAATTGCGAAGACCCCCAGAAGAATTTTGCTCCCAATGTCGGGACCATCACCCGGTATCTTTCGCCGGGTGGGCAGGGCGTCCGCGTTGATTCGTGTATTTCCGGCGGGTATGAATTTCCCTCCCAGTATGACTCGGCCGCATCTCTTCTGATCGCCTATGGCAAGACCTGGCCCAAGGTGCTCGGGGTCATGGCCCGGGCCTTGGGCGAGTACATCATCGGCGGGATCAAGACGACCATTCCCTTTCACGCCAAGATCATCCATCATCCTGATTTTATCCGTGGAGAATTTGACACCAATTTCGTGGCCAAGACCCCGGAGCTCATGAGCTATCAGGATGAAGAACCCGAGGCCCTGCGACTTTCCCGTCTGGTGGCCGAGATTTCCGCCAAGGGATACAACCCGTATGTGAAGCTTGGCGATTATCGGAACAAGGGAGATAAGTGCCTGGGTGCCTTCAAACCGGTGCTTCCCCGCATCGAGACCGAGTATCACTCCTCACCCTATCCCCGGGGAGATAGGGATGCGATTTTGGATTTTGTCCGTGATTCCGGGTATATTCATTTCACAGATACCACGACAAGGGATATCACCCAGTCCAATAGCGGGAACCGTTTCCGGCTGGCCGAAGACAGGATGGTCGGGCCTTACCTTGATAATTGCGGATTTTTTTCCCTTGAGAACGGGGGAGGTGCCCATTTCCACGTGGCCATGCTGGCCAACATGACCTATCCGTTTTCCGAAGCCGAGGAATGGAACGAGTTTGCCCCCAAAACCCTCAAGCAGATCCTCATCCGTTCCACCAACGTGCTTGGGTACAAACCCCAGCCCAGAAATCTCATGCGTTTGACCGGCGAGATGATCTGCGAACATTACGATGTGATCCGCTGTTTTGATTTCTTGAACCACATCGAGAACATGCGGCCTTTTGCCGAAGTGGTCCTCGGGTCATCCAGAAACATTTTCGAGCCGGCCATTTCCCTGTCCTGGGCCAAGGGGTTTGATGTCCCCCATTATCTCGGCGTTGTCGAAGAAATCCTTGCCATGACCGCTTCCGTCAGCGGCCTTTCACCGACCAAAGTTCAAAAGAAGATTATCCTGGGGCTCAAGGATATGGCCGGTGTCTGCCCTCCCCGGTTCATCCGCGAACTGGTGGCAGCCATCCGCAAGACCTGGCCGGACCTTGTGGTGCATTATCACCGTCACTACACGGATGGTCTGTTTGTTCCGGCTGTGGGCGCGGCAGCCCAGGCTGGTGCACACATCGTGGATACGGCCATCGGGGCTTCGGTGCGCTGGTACGGGCAGGGGGAAGTGCTGTCCACGGCCGCGTATCTTGAGGATGAACTCGGCCTGAAGACGAATCTGAACAAGGAAATGATTCGGACCTGCGGGTTCGTGCTCAAGCAGATCATGCCTTATTACGACAAGTACACGGCTCCCTATTTCCAGGGTATCGACTATGACGTGGTCAAACACGGCATGCCCGGGGGCGCCACCTCTTCCTCCCAGGAAGGGGCCATGAAACAGGGCTACATCCATCTTTTGCCCTATATGCTCAAGTTTCTCGAGGGAACACGACAGATCGTCCGGTATCACGATGTGACCCCAGGCTCCCAGATTACCTGGAATACCGCATTTTTGGCCGTGACGGGTGCCTTCAAAAACGGCGGGAAAAAAGCCGTGCGCAGGCTGCTCAATGTTCTTGATGCTGTGGTCAACACCCCCGAAGCGTCCCTGTCCGAGGAGATCAAACGCGAACGTCTCGGTATTTACAAGAACTGCAATGATGCCTTCAGAAATCTTCTTCTTGGCAAATTCGGACGGCTTCCCCTTGGGTTCCCTGACAGATGGGTCTATGAAAGTGCTTTTGGCCAGGATTTTGAGCAGGCCCTTGTGGAGCGCACGGAAAATTCGCCTCTGGCAACCCTGCCGGATCTGGACGTGGAGGCCGAACGCAAGGCTCTCGCCGAGCACCTTGAGCGCGATCCTTCAAACGAGGAGCTGGTCCTCTATCTGAACCATCCTGGCGATGCCCTGAACACCTTTGATTTTGTCCGGAAATTCGGGGATGCCAATCTGTTGCCCCTTGATGTCTGGTTCGAAGGGCTGGATACGGGCAGGGAGCTTTATTTCCGGGATTCCCAGGGCAAGCATCATCTTCTGACCATTCTGGCTGTTTCCGAACCCGATGCCCGGGGCAACAGTGTTGTCCGATACACCCTGGATTCCGAATTCTTTTCCCATCAGGTCAAGGTGGCCGAGGCCACGGGAGTGGATGAGGATGCCTTTGAAAGGGCGGACAAGGACAACCCGTACCATGTTGGTTCGCCCAGCAATGGGGACCTTTGGGTCATGCAGGTTCAGCCGGGAGACATTGTCAAACCTGGAGAGGAATTGTTCAATATCTCCATTATGAAACAGGAAAAAGCGGTTTTTTCCCGGGTTGAAGGGATGGTCAAGCGGGTTCTCAAGGTGGCTTCGTACCAGGAAGACCGGAAAATGGTGCCGGTCCATGAAGGCGAGCTTTTGGTGGAATTGATGCCCATTCCCCGACGATGCCCCACCTGCAAACATCCTGCTGTACGCGATGAGGACAAATTCTGTTCTTTTTGCGGTCAGAAACTCTGA
- a CDS encoding biotin--[acetyl-CoA-carboxylase] ligase, which yields MRILAAQTALKDMATPYEGHDLQGLCSRVDTGQGEAIHVFGACSSTLDVAWELIQSGTFAIWDSVVASSQWAGRGQTRRRWLSPAGNLYAAWRWPVPPQAWNTLVPLMVGWGIRDFFHRLGIELRIKWPNDLLLEGRKVGGILVEERKGALVVGVGLNVTWSPDPGEMRAESSITAGNLSGLLSDANSLELWAQLVSRVRFWYEKTLASCTPAEFVSLLEPCLAFMYHHVQVVSGDGRHLARVIGLQEDGGLVLDRQGQRDILYSGSILPLDEGQPL from the coding sequence ATGCGTATCCTTGCGGCCCAGACCGCCCTGAAGGACATGGCTACCCCCTATGAAGGTCATGACCTTCAGGGGTTGTGTTCTCGCGTGGACACGGGACAAGGCGAGGCCATCCATGTTTTTGGCGCCTGTTCCTCCACCCTTGATGTGGCCTGGGAATTGATCCAATCCGGCACGTTTGCGATCTGGGATTCTGTTGTGGCCTCGTCCCAATGGGCTGGACGCGGACAGACCCGCCGGAGATGGCTGTCTCCGGCAGGCAATCTGTATGCCGCCTGGAGATGGCCCGTTCCTCCACAAGCATGGAACACGCTGGTGCCCCTCATGGTCGGTTGGGGGATCAGGGATTTTTTCCACCGGCTCGGGATAGAGCTGCGTATCAAGTGGCCCAATGATCTGTTGCTGGAAGGGCGCAAGGTGGGCGGTATTCTTGTGGAGGAGCGCAAGGGGGCTCTTGTCGTGGGGGTGGGGCTCAACGTGACCTGGTCTCCCGATCCAGGGGAGATGCGGGCGGAAAGTTCCATAACCGCAGGAAACCTTTCCGGATTATTGTCCGATGCCAACAGCCTGGAGCTATGGGCACAGCTTGTGTCCCGGGTACGTTTCTGGTATGAAAAAACCCTTGCCTCGTGTACTCCTGCCGAATTCGTTTCGTTGCTCGAGCCGTGTCTGGCTTTCATGTATCATCATGTTCAGGTCGTAAGTGGGGATGGTCGTCATCTTGCCCGTGTGATCGGATTGCAGGAAGACGGCGGCCTTGTTCTTGATCGCCAGGGGCAAAGGGATATTCTCTATTCCGGCAGCATCCTTCCCCTTGACGAGGGGCAACCCTTGTAA
- a CDS encoding PilZ domain-containing protein yields MSFLIETILSQTIASQQKQVEDQRKYPRKKEKIPIIIHGTSKTNYYYHSGEIQDLSLGGIRIRIPRNCKCRLRPDDDNKFEILFKIHQSDEPIIIKCASRRFETRAEGTIIGAVFQEAELHSYQQLQTHLLLNTP; encoded by the coding sequence ATGTCATTCCTGATCGAAACCATTTTGTCACAAACCATTGCCAGCCAGCAGAAACAAGTGGAAGACCAAAGAAAATATCCCAGAAAGAAAGAGAAGATACCGATCATCATCCACGGGACAAGCAAAACCAATTATTACTACCACTCGGGCGAAATCCAGGACCTGTCCCTGGGGGGGATCCGTATCCGCATCCCTAGAAATTGCAAGTGCCGCCTACGCCCCGACGACGACAACAAATTCGAGATTCTGTTCAAGATCCATCAATCCGATGAACCCATCATCATCAAGTGCGCATCACGCCGGTTTGAAACACGCGCCGAAGGCACCATTATCGGAGCTGTTTTTCAGGAGGCCGAACTGCACAGCTATCAGCAATTGCAGACGCACCTGTTGCTCAATACGCCTTGA
- the corA gene encoding magnesium/cobalt transporter CorA produces MARFLKKRDQQLGRTPGSPVFIGQQKIDRPRIRKIDYSASTLHDAFFPDMEGMTPPQAGEPCCWLNIDGLHDAGLMTTLGSLFNLPSLVLEDVVNTGQRPKFEAFSESVFVTLKMLFFDRDHTMIQSEQFSAILQDNCLLTFQEKPGDIFDPVRTRLQNAGGRLRNSGPDYLLYALLDCIFENYLKAVEVLGERIEAFDEEILEDPSSELLEEINIYRREVSYVRKAVYPAKEIVLRMVRTESELVSAATQPFVRDLADMVEQTMDAVDIYREMLSDHLSSYNMVMNNKLSETMKFLTMFATMFIPLSFLAGVYGMNFESMPELHFKHGYYVILGIMGGIAVAMLAYFKKKHWL; encoded by the coding sequence ATGGCCAGATTTCTCAAAAAACGGGATCAACAACTGGGGCGAACCCCTGGTTCTCCGGTCTTTATCGGACAACAAAAAATCGACAGGCCCCGCATCAGGAAAATCGACTATTCCGCATCCACCCTGCATGACGCATTTTTCCCGGACATGGAGGGCATGACCCCTCCACAGGCTGGAGAGCCCTGCTGCTGGCTGAATATCGACGGCCTCCATGACGCCGGATTGATGACCACACTCGGTTCACTATTCAACCTGCCCAGTCTCGTTCTCGAAGATGTGGTCAACACGGGACAGCGACCGAAATTCGAAGCATTTTCTGAATCTGTCTTTGTCACGTTGAAAATGCTGTTTTTTGACAGGGATCACACCATGATTCAGTCTGAACAATTCAGCGCGATCCTCCAGGACAACTGTCTGCTCACGTTTCAGGAAAAACCCGGGGACATTTTTGATCCGGTCCGCACCCGGCTGCAGAATGCCGGTGGAAGATTGCGCAACTCAGGTCCCGACTATCTGCTCTATGCCCTGCTCGATTGCATTTTTGAAAACTATCTCAAGGCAGTGGAGGTGTTGGGGGAACGCATCGAAGCCTTTGATGAAGAGATACTGGAGGACCCCTCCTCGGAACTGCTGGAGGAGATCAATATCTATCGACGAGAAGTGTCCTACGTCAGAAAGGCCGTGTATCCTGCCAAGGAAATCGTTCTCAGGATGGTTCGAACAGAAAGCGAACTTGTGTCCGCAGCAACCCAACCCTTTGTGCGAGATCTCGCAGACATGGTCGAGCAGACCATGGACGCCGTGGACATATACAGGGAAATGCTCAGCGACCACCTGAGCAGCTATAACATGGTCATGAACAACAAACTTTCCGAAACCATGAAATTTCTGACCATGTTTGCCACCATGTTCATTCCCCTTTCCTTTCTCGCAGGGGTGTACGGCATGAATTTCGAAAGCATGCCGGAATTGCACTTCAAACACGGCTATTATGTCATTCTCGGGATCATGGGGGGAATAGCTGTCGCCATGCTGGCCTACTTCAAGAAAAAACACTGGCTGTAA
- a CDS encoding ArsR/SmtB family transcription factor produces MDTVCQARCFHPASIARAQQNMPTPEQTRRIASLFATLGDPTRLGILLALRHGELCVCDLSSVMGMTVSAVSHQLRILRHQGLVASKKQGRMVMYRLDDEHVQSLLVQALEHGTHCSPTLSPETP; encoded by the coding sequence ATGGACACCGTTTGTCAAGCCCGCTGTTTTCATCCCGCTTCCATTGCCCGCGCCCAACAAAACATGCCCACCCCAGAACAAACCAGACGGATCGCTTCCCTGTTCGCCACCCTAGGCGACCCTACTCGCCTGGGCATTCTCCTGGCCCTGCGGCATGGAGAACTCTGCGTGTGTGATCTATCTTCGGTCATGGGCATGACCGTGTCAGCGGTTTCCCACCAACTTCGCATACTCAGGCATCAGGGGCTTGTTGCCTCCAAAAAACAGGGACGCATGGTCATGTACCGTCTGGATGACGAACATGTTCAAAGTCTCCTCGTCCAGGCCCTTGAGCACGGGACCCATTGCTCCCCAACCCTTTCCCCCGAAACACCATGA
- a CDS encoding permease yields the protein MNILFSVFLSALDVFLESAPFMLFGFFMAGLLKAFVPSTIVHEQLGKNRTSNVVKAALFGIPLPLCSCGVIPAAAGLRRQGASKGATASFLISTPETGVDSIMITYALLDPIMTILRPLAAFVTAVATGIGINLFDKDTTPAPAPPLKPFGEIRPPAWKRFLNGQRFAFNDVLGDVGGSFMIGIVIAGVITVFLSPDLVTTYLGMGVLPMLVMVVVAAPLYVCATASTPIVAALALKGISPGAALVFLLAGPATNAASIAMVAKLLGKRSAALYLASIITVAILFGLGADALYRSLGLDPLSWLAQTTEHGHGILNIIAGTVLFILLVHTLITKIRSGHDCRGGCCSHQH from the coding sequence ATGAACATCCTCTTTTCTGTCTTCCTGTCCGCCCTTGATGTTTTTCTGGAATCAGCCCCTTTTATGCTGTTTGGTTTTTTCATGGCCGGATTGCTCAAGGCCTTTGTTCCCAGCACCATTGTGCATGAACAACTGGGCAAAAACCGCACATCCAACGTGGTCAAGGCGGCCCTGTTCGGCATTCCCCTGCCCCTGTGCAGCTGCGGGGTCATCCCGGCAGCTGCCGGTCTCAGACGCCAGGGAGCAAGCAAGGGGGCCACGGCCTCCTTTCTCATTTCCACCCCGGAGACCGGAGTGGATTCCATCATGATCACCTACGCCCTGCTCGATCCCATCATGACCATCCTTCGTCCCCTGGCCGCCTTTGTCACGGCCGTTGCAACGGGCATCGGCATCAACCTGTTCGATAAGGACACGACCCCTGCGCCGGCCCCACCCCTCAAACCCTTTGGAGAAATCCGTCCCCCGGCCTGGAAGCGATTCCTCAACGGCCAACGATTTGCCTTCAACGATGTCCTGGGAGATGTGGGAGGATCGTTCATGATCGGCATTGTCATTGCCGGAGTGATCACGGTATTTCTTTCTCCCGATCTGGTGACCACCTATCTGGGCATGGGAGTGCTCCCCATGCTGGTCATGGTCGTCGTAGCGGCCCCGCTCTATGTGTGCGCCACAGCTTCCACGCCCATTGTTGCCGCCCTTGCCCTCAAGGGCATTTCTCCGGGCGCGGCTCTGGTTTTCCTCCTGGCAGGTCCGGCAACCAATGCGGCCTCCATTGCCATGGTGGCCAAACTTCTCGGCAAACGGTCCGCAGCCCTGTATCTTGCAAGCATCATCACCGTTGCCATCCTCTTCGGACTGGGAGCCGATGCGCTCTACCGCTCCCTGGGCCTCGATCCTCTGTCCTGGCTGGCTCAGACAACCGAACACGGGCATGGCATACTCAACATCATTGCAGGAACTGTTCTGTTCATCCTGCTCGTCCACACACTAATAACCAAAATTCGATCAGGCCATGATTGCCGGGGCGGATGTTGCAGTCATCAGCACTAA
- a CDS encoding transposase, whose amino-acid sequence MQPTIKAIDLQVVRNECSHRIDSFFKRFRIASIARNSQIKKSKGYSAVSILQSIFILPFVGKNIYRIIVINPERKISKDAIYDFLRSSRFSWRRFLLALGIQSHEMIDELTSKARNPVLIFDDSTISRPRSKSVELLAKVFDHTTGRYLKGFRMLTMA is encoded by the coding sequence ATGCAACCTACAATTAAAGCCATTGATTTGCAAGTTGTAAGGAATGAATGCAGTCACCGAATTGACTCGTTTTTCAAGAGATTTCGCATCGCAAGTATTGCCCGAAACTCTCAAATAAAAAAATCAAAAGGATATTCAGCCGTCTCCATACTCCAAAGCATTTTTATACTTCCGTTTGTAGGAAAAAATATTTATCGAATTATTGTAATCAATCCAGAACGTAAAATTAGTAAAGATGCAATATATGACTTTCTTCGTTCAAGTCGTTTTAGCTGGAGAAGATTTCTTTTGGCCTTGGGGATTCAGTCTCATGAAATGATTGATGAATTGACGAGTAAGGCACGTAATCCAGTACTTATCTTTGATGATTCAACAATATCACGTCCCAGGTCAAAAAGTGTTGAGCTTTTGGCCAAAGTTTTTGATCACACAACAGGGAGGTACCTGAAGGGTTTCAGAATGCTCACCATGGCCTAG